A single window of Synechococcus sp. CBW1004 DNA harbors:
- a CDS encoding beta-ketoacyl-ACP synthase III yields the protein MSANTLSAATPAHRGASHLRGAALVGCGSAVPATSLSNSDLSARVETSDDWIRSRTGIGARRVAGPGETITTLAAEAARAALAHAGWEAQELDLILLATSSPDDLFGTAPRVQAAIGASRAVAFDLTAACSGFLFALITAAQYLRNGSFTKVLVIGADQLSRWLDWDDRRTCVLFGDGAGAVALEACEADEDGLVAFRMRSDGSRNACLTLAQTEHHRPLVGDTSAQIGGFATIHMNGQEVYKFAVREVPAVLAELLASTGLEASALDWLLLHQANQRILDAVADRFAVPHERVLSNLAHYGNTSAATIPLMLDEAVRDGRIQSGHLIASSGFGAGLSWGGALLRWRGPQAS from the coding sequence TTGTCAGCGAACACCCTCAGCGCGGCGACTCCCGCCCACCGCGGCGCGTCACATCTCCGCGGCGCGGCACTCGTGGGCTGCGGCAGCGCCGTCCCCGCCACCAGCCTCAGCAACAGCGACCTCAGCGCGCGGGTCGAGACCAGCGATGACTGGATCCGCAGCCGCACCGGCATCGGTGCCCGGCGGGTGGCCGGGCCTGGCGAGACGATCACGACCCTGGCCGCTGAGGCCGCCCGCGCCGCCCTCGCCCATGCCGGCTGGGAGGCGCAGGAGCTGGATCTGATCCTTCTGGCCACCTCGAGCCCCGACGACCTGTTCGGCACCGCACCGCGGGTGCAGGCCGCCATCGGCGCCTCCCGCGCCGTGGCCTTCGACCTGACCGCCGCCTGCAGCGGCTTCCTGTTCGCCCTGATCACGGCTGCCCAGTACCTCCGCAATGGCAGCTTCACGAAGGTGCTGGTGATCGGCGCCGATCAGCTCAGCCGCTGGCTCGACTGGGACGATCGCCGCACCTGCGTGCTGTTCGGCGACGGGGCCGGTGCCGTGGCCCTCGAGGCCTGCGAAGCCGATGAGGACGGCCTGGTGGCTTTCCGCATGCGCTCCGACGGCAGCCGCAACGCCTGCCTCACCCTCGCCCAGACCGAGCATCACAGGCCCCTGGTGGGAGACACCAGCGCCCAGATCGGCGGCTTCGCCACGATCCACATGAACGGCCAGGAGGTCTACAAGTTCGCCGTGCGCGAGGTGCCGGCGGTGCTGGCCGAGCTGCTGGCGAGCACCGGCCTGGAGGCCTCCGCCCTCGACTGGCTGCTGCTCCACCAGGCCAATCAGCGCATCCTCGACGCCGTCGCCGACCGCTTCGCCGTGCCCCACGAGCGCGTGCTCAGCAACCTGGCCCACTACGGCAACACCTCGGCTGCCACAATTCCGCTGATGCTCGATGAAGCCGTGCGCGATGGCCGCATCCAGAGCGGTCACCTGATCGCCAGCAGCGGTTTCGGCGCGGGCCTCAGCTGGGGCGGAGCCCTTCTGCGCTGGAGAGGGCCGCAGGCGAGCTGA
- the plsX gene encoding phosphate acyltransferase PlsX, giving the protein MPPKEPDRADPRPAPGRSGRAKPSRAIRRLVIWYRRNPAVTTLVDTASALVDTANATANRTASVAGSVAGVAGSMAGVAGNAAGSVAGAASSMAGSVLQPLVFDPLRRLQHGAGGGGGDGPIDDRRRVWVAVDGMGGDYAPGPILEGCLQAVQRLPLRVRFVAEPGPLQEAVAAMELQDALDDAVARGLIQLVASGPSVGMDDEATAVRRKRDASINMAMDLVKDGKATAVYSAGNSGAVMASAIFRLGRLKGIDRPAIGALFPTRDPSQQVLVLDVGANMDCKPEWLHQWALLGNIYSRDVLQVARPRIGLVNIGEEECKGNELCLRTYPLLAGESRFRFAGNCEGRDILSGNFDVVVCDGYTGNVLLKFLESVGSVLLDVIKVELPRGRRGKVGSAFLINNLRRIKKRLDHAEHGGALLLGVDGVCVIGHGSSKALSVLSALRLAHSAASHGVMEDLHALGEQGTSGAPAGTTGVTGASTCG; this is encoded by the coding sequence TTGCCACCGAAGGAGCCTGACCGCGCCGACCCCCGCCCCGCCCCCGGGCGCTCCGGTCGCGCCAAACCGAGCCGGGCGATCCGGCGCCTGGTGATCTGGTATCGACGCAATCCGGCTGTCACCACCCTGGTGGACACCGCCTCCGCCCTGGTGGACACCGCCAATGCGACGGCCAACCGCACCGCCTCGGTGGCGGGTTCCGTGGCCGGCGTGGCGGGCTCGATGGCCGGGGTCGCCGGCAACGCCGCCGGCAGCGTCGCCGGCGCCGCCAGCTCGATGGCGGGCTCGGTGCTGCAGCCGCTGGTCTTCGATCCACTGAGGCGCCTGCAACACGGCGCTGGTGGCGGCGGCGGCGATGGGCCGATCGATGATCGCCGGCGGGTCTGGGTGGCCGTCGACGGCATGGGCGGCGACTACGCCCCCGGTCCGATCCTGGAGGGTTGCCTGCAGGCCGTGCAGCGCCTGCCGCTGCGGGTGCGCTTCGTGGCCGAGCCCGGACCGCTGCAGGAGGCGGTGGCGGCGATGGAGCTTCAGGACGCCCTTGACGACGCCGTGGCGCGCGGCCTGATCCAGCTGGTGGCCAGCGGTCCCTCGGTGGGCATGGATGACGAGGCCACCGCCGTGCGCCGCAAGCGCGACGCCAGCATCAACATGGCGATGGATCTGGTCAAGGACGGCAAGGCCACCGCCGTCTACTCCGCCGGCAACTCCGGGGCGGTGATGGCCTCGGCGATCTTCCGACTCGGGCGCCTCAAGGGCATCGACCGGCCGGCGATCGGCGCCCTGTTCCCCACCCGCGATCCGAGCCAGCAGGTGCTGGTGCTCGATGTGGGCGCCAACATGGACTGCAAGCCGGAATGGCTGCATCAATGGGCCCTGCTGGGCAACATCTACAGCCGTGATGTGTTGCAGGTGGCCCGCCCGCGCATCGGCCTGGTGAACATCGGCGAGGAGGAGTGCAAGGGCAACGAGCTCTGTCTGCGCACCTACCCGCTTCTGGCCGGCGAGAGCCGCTTCCGCTTCGCCGGCAACTGCGAGGGCCGCGACATTCTCTCGGGCAACTTCGACGTGGTGGTGTGCGACGGCTACACCGGCAACGTCCTGCTCAAGTTCCTGGAGAGCGTCGGCAGCGTGCTCCTGGACGTGATCAAGGTGGAACTGCCGCGGGGCCGACGCGGAAAGGTGGGCTCGGCCTTCCTGATCAACAACCTGCGCCGCATCAAGAAACGCCTTGACCACGCCGAGCACGGCGGCGCGCTGCTGCTGGGCGTCGACGGCGTCTGCGTGATCGGCCACGGCAGCAGCAAGGCCCTGTCGGTGCTCAGCGCCCTGCGGCTGGCCCACTCCGCCGCCAGCCATGGCGTCATGGAGGACCTGCATGCCCTGGGTGAGCAGGGAACGAGCGGCGCTCCCGCGGGAACGACCGGCGTCACCGGTGCATCCACCTGTGGTTGA
- the rpaB gene encoding response regulator transcription factor RpaB has product MSATPAAKETILVVDDEASIRRILETRLSMIGYQVITACDGEEAIEAFRRTSPDLVVLDVMMPKLDGYGVCQELRRESDVPIVMLTALGDVADRITGLELGADDYVVKPFSPKELEARIRCVLRRVDKEPASGIPNTGVIQVGDLRIDTNKRQVFQGEERIRLTGMEFSLLELLVSRSGEPFSRGEILREVWGYTPERHVDTRVVDVHISRLRSKLEQDPANPELILTARGTGYLFQRIVDTPSPEPRTAPVATEGA; this is encoded by the coding sequence ATGTCCGCGACCCCAGCTGCCAAGGAGACCATTCTCGTCGTCGATGACGAGGCAAGCATCCGCAGAATCCTGGAAACGCGGCTCTCGATGATCGGCTACCAGGTGATCACCGCCTGCGACGGCGAGGAGGCGATTGAGGCCTTCCGCCGCACCAGCCCTGATCTTGTGGTGCTGGACGTGATGATGCCCAAGCTCGACGGCTACGGCGTCTGCCAGGAGCTCAGGCGCGAATCGGATGTGCCGATCGTGATGCTCACGGCCCTGGGGGATGTCGCCGACCGGATCACCGGCCTGGAGCTGGGCGCTGACGACTACGTCGTCAAGCCGTTCAGCCCCAAGGAGCTGGAAGCCCGCATCCGCTGTGTGCTCAGGCGGGTGGACAAGGAGCCGGCCAGCGGCATCCCCAATACCGGCGTGATCCAGGTCGGCGACCTGCGCATCGACACCAACAAGCGCCAGGTGTTCCAGGGGGAGGAACGGATCCGCCTCACGGGCATGGAATTCAGCCTGCTGGAGCTGCTGGTGAGCCGCTCCGGCGAGCCGTTCAGCCGCGGCGAGATCCTGCGCGAGGTGTGGGGCTATACCCCAGAGCGGCATGTCGACACACGGGTGGTGGATGTTCATATCTCCCGGCTGCGTTCCAAACTGGAGCAGGATCCGGCCAACCCGGAACTGATCCTCACGGCCCGGGGAACCGGCTACCTGTTCCAGCGGATCGTCGACACCCCTTCCCCCGAACCCCGCACCGCCCCCGTTGCCACCGAAGGAGCCTGA
- the radA gene encoding DNA repair protein RadA translates to MPKASASYVCQACGARTRQFFGRCSACGAWNTLVEQREAPVDARRRRPVAEETGATTGRPRRSEPIETVGERPLQRLASGYGELDRVLGGGLVPGSLVLVGGDPGIGKSTLLLQCARAMALSRSVLYVSAEESAQQVKLRWRRLHSGDAGDGVPAGRSARGGAAAPQVRPSAGAAAPRVSAFGAAEPAAPRRSAGAIPAGASGGPLPRDAAGGSQGPPPGGVGSATPAAGSAVQRGLAGSGSDESPTGDPEAAPGAAPSPSPSASLQLLAETDLELVLQELEALRPAVAIIDSIQALHDAELASAPGSVAQVRECAAALARIAKRQDTALVLVGHVTKEGALAGPKVLEHLVDAVLTFEGDRFASHRLLRAVKNRFGATHELGVFEMRDRGLHEVANPSELFLGGGEPSSGTATIVACEGTRPLLVELQALVSTTSYASPRRTATGIAVNRLHQILAVLEKHLGLPLSRFDCYLAVAGGLEVEEPAADLGVAAAVVASYRDLTLPPGTALIGELGLGGQLRPVGQLELRLQEAARLGFTRAVVPRGGGLGPIAAGLGLELREAGTVAEALVAALGVNPAEDA, encoded by the coding sequence GTGCCCAAGGCCAGCGCCTCCTACGTCTGCCAGGCCTGCGGGGCCCGCACGCGCCAGTTCTTCGGTCGCTGCAGTGCCTGCGGTGCCTGGAACACGCTGGTGGAGCAGCGGGAGGCCCCGGTCGATGCCCGGCGGCGCCGGCCTGTCGCCGAGGAGACCGGGGCGACCACGGGACGGCCGCGGCGCTCCGAGCCGATCGAGACGGTGGGGGAGCGGCCGCTGCAGCGGCTGGCCAGCGGCTACGGCGAACTCGACCGGGTGCTGGGCGGGGGGCTGGTGCCGGGTTCGCTGGTGCTGGTGGGCGGCGACCCCGGCATCGGCAAGAGCACCCTGCTGCTGCAGTGCGCCCGGGCGATGGCGCTCAGCCGTTCGGTTCTGTATGTGAGTGCGGAGGAATCGGCCCAGCAGGTGAAGCTGCGCTGGCGGCGCCTGCACAGCGGCGATGCAGGCGATGGGGTGCCTGCGGGCCGCTCCGCCCGGGGCGGGGCCGCTGCCCCACAGGTCCGGCCGTCCGCCGGTGCGGCGGCTCCGCGGGTCTCCGCCTTCGGAGCCGCCGAGCCCGCCGCCCCGCGCCGTTCGGCCGGTGCGATCCCGGCGGGCGCTTCCGGAGGGCCGTTGCCACGCGATGCCGCCGGTGGGTCGCAGGGGCCGCCTCCCGGGGGCGTTGGATCTGCTACACCTGCGGCTGGGAGCGCCGTGCAACGCGGCTTGGCCGGCTCAGGCTCGGATGAGAGCCCCACCGGCGATCCGGAGGCCGCGCCCGGCGCGGCCCCATCCCCATCTCCATCCGCCTCGCTGCAGCTGCTCGCCGAGACCGATCTGGAGCTGGTGCTGCAGGAGCTGGAGGCGCTGCGGCCGGCGGTGGCGATCATCGACAGCATCCAGGCCCTGCACGACGCCGAGCTCGCCAGCGCCCCCGGCTCGGTGGCCCAGGTGCGCGAATGCGCCGCCGCCCTGGCCCGCATCGCCAAGCGACAGGACACCGCCCTGGTGCTGGTGGGCCATGTCACCAAGGAGGGGGCCCTCGCCGGCCCCAAGGTGCTGGAACACCTGGTGGATGCGGTGCTCACCTTCGAGGGCGACCGCTTCGCCAGTCACCGCCTGCTGCGGGCGGTCAAGAACCGCTTCGGCGCCACCCATGAGCTGGGGGTGTTCGAGATGCGCGATCGCGGCCTGCATGAGGTGGCCAACCCCAGCGAGCTGTTTCTCGGCGGCGGCGAGCCCAGCAGCGGCACCGCCACGATCGTCGCCTGCGAGGGCACCCGGCCGCTGCTGGTGGAGCTGCAGGCGCTGGTGAGCACCACCAGCTACGCCAGTCCCCGCCGCACCGCCACCGGTATCGCGGTCAATCGCCTGCACCAGATCCTGGCGGTGCTCGAGAAGCACCTGGGCCTGCCGCTGTCGCGCTTCGACTGCTACCTGGCTGTGGCCGGCGGCCTCGAGGTGGAGGAGCCGGCGGCCGACCTCGGCGTGGCCGCGGCGGTGGTGGCCAGCTACCGCGATCTCACCCTGCCGCCGGGCACGGCGCTGATCGGTGAGCTGGGCCTTGGCGGTCAGCTGCGGCCGGTGGGTCAGCTGGAGCTGCGGCTGCAGGAGGCGGCCCGCCTGGGGTTCACCCGGGCGGTGGTGCCCAGGGGCGGTGGGCTCGGCCCGATCGCCGCAGGGCTGGGGCTGGAACTCCGCGAAGCCGGCACGGTGGCCGAGGCGCTGGTGGCGGCCCTGGGGGTGAACCCGGCGGAGGACGCCTGA
- a CDS encoding photosystem I assembly protein Ycf3, with translation MGRRSASFAVPRSQRNDNFIDKSFTVMADLIVKLLPIDARSKEAYVYYRDGLSAQNDGDYAEALDNYEEALRLEENANDRGEILKNMAIIFMSTGEEEKALEYYSQSLAENPNSPSCLKNMGLIYEKWGRIAAESGDQDSADRWLDMAAESWSKAVKLYPGGYLDIENWLKSSGRSSVDVYF, from the coding sequence ATGGGACGACGATCCGCCTCCTTCGCCGTGCCCCGCTCGCAGCGCAACGACAACTTCATCGACAAGAGCTTCACGGTGATGGCGGATCTGATCGTGAAGCTGCTGCCGATCGACGCCCGCTCCAAGGAGGCCTACGTCTATTACCGCGACGGCCTCTCGGCCCAGAACGACGGCGACTACGCCGAGGCGCTCGACAACTACGAGGAGGCACTCAGGCTCGAGGAGAACGCCAACGACCGGGGCGAGATCCTCAAGAACATGGCGATCATCTTCATGAGCACCGGCGAGGAGGAGAAGGCGCTCGAGTACTACAGCCAGTCGCTGGCGGAGAACCCCAACTCCCCCTCCTGCCTCAAGAACATGGGGCTGATCTATGAGAAATGGGGCCGCATCGCCGCCGAATCGGGCGACCAGGACAGCGCCGACCGCTGGCTCGACATGGCCGCCGAGAGCTGGAGCAAGGCGGTGAAGCTCTACCCGGGCGGCTACCTCGACATCGAGAACTGGCTCAAGTCGTCGGGACGCAGCAGCGTCGACGTGTACTTCTGA
- a CDS encoding cation-translocating P-type ATPase, which translates to MKCGGCVRAVEQRLMQQPGVRQASVNLLTRTAWLELEPGLGRLGEPGARPDAEAAAPEWMAALLASLAELGFQARPRQENATPLSRRERLRQRDWWQQWRTLFVALSLVLVSTLGHAAESGAFPDRLPFTTLSSPWLHGLVATLALAFPGRMILLNGFRAALAGLPSMDTLVGLGMASAWLASAVGLLWPASGWPCFFNEPVMLLGFVLAGRFLEERARWRTGRAIEELIELQPDQALLLVDDGPPRQVRVGGLRPGDRIQVLPGDRVPVDGVVVAGESALDLSALTGEAMPETAVAGQELSAGCLNLTAPLQLEVRRSGAESAIARIVHLVEQAQARKAPIQGLADRVAGRFALAVLLLAGATFLFWWLLGARLWPHVLIVPAGSSLAMHGAHGLALHGAHGAMAAGTTITPLALGLQLAIAVLVVACPCALGLATPTAITVGCGRAARAGLLFRGGDAIEMAASLRAVLFDKTGTLTLGRPLVTAVELIAMGAASRLDAGAAAAEVDPEVGLIVQLAASLENQSRHPLAHALLQEAQRRELALLAVQDGRSVAGEGVQGRLQVPHPGLNALLVRVGKDAAVEDRPLLLLGRLGWLIEQGVVAGEQPLVRQAALESEGATVLALAAGSSLLALVTVEDQPRRDAASTLRALRQRGLRLALLSGDRAVPVRRLGERLGFEPQELAWELRPEQKLERILAARLKGPVAMVGDGINDAPALAAADLGIAIGTGTQIAQESAALVVMGERLEGVLEALRIAERTMAKVRQNLAWAFGYNLIVIPIAAGALLPAFSLRLTPPLAALLMALSSITVVVNALLLPGGSRALGKEHGAA; encoded by the coding sequence ATGAAGTGCGGCGGCTGCGTGCGGGCCGTGGAGCAGCGCCTGATGCAGCAGCCGGGGGTGCGCCAGGCCAGCGTCAATCTGCTCACCCGCACCGCCTGGCTGGAACTGGAGCCCGGTCTGGGGCGGTTGGGCGAGCCCGGCGCGAGGCCGGATGCCGAAGCGGCGGCCCCCGAGTGGATGGCGGCGCTCCTCGCCAGCCTGGCCGAGCTGGGCTTCCAGGCCCGTCCGCGCCAGGAGAACGCCACCCCCCTCAGCCGGCGTGAGCGGCTGCGGCAGCGCGACTGGTGGCAGCAGTGGCGCACCCTCTTCGTGGCCCTCAGCCTGGTGCTGGTCTCGACCCTGGGCCATGCGGCAGAGAGCGGCGCCTTCCCCGACCGGCTGCCGTTCACGACCCTGTCCAGCCCCTGGCTGCACGGTCTTGTGGCCACCCTGGCCCTGGCCTTTCCAGGTCGCATGATCCTGCTGAACGGCTTCCGCGCCGCCCTGGCCGGCCTGCCCAGCATGGACACGCTCGTGGGGCTGGGCATGGCCAGCGCCTGGCTCGCGAGCGCGGTGGGTCTGCTGTGGCCCGCCAGCGGTTGGCCCTGCTTCTTCAATGAGCCGGTGATGCTGCTGGGCTTCGTGCTGGCCGGACGCTTCCTGGAGGAGCGAGCCCGCTGGCGCACTGGCCGGGCGATCGAGGAGCTGATCGAGCTGCAGCCCGATCAGGCCCTGCTGCTGGTGGACGACGGCCCGCCGCGGCAGGTGCGCGTTGGCGGTCTGCGGCCCGGCGATCGCATCCAGGTGCTGCCGGGAGATCGCGTCCCGGTCGACGGCGTGGTGGTTGCCGGCGAGTCGGCACTGGATCTCTCGGCGCTCACGGGCGAGGCGATGCCCGAGACGGCCGTGGCGGGTCAGGAGCTGTCCGCCGGCTGCCTCAACCTGACGGCGCCGCTGCAGCTGGAGGTGCGTCGCAGCGGCGCCGAAAGCGCCATCGCCCGCATCGTCCATCTGGTGGAGCAGGCCCAGGCCCGCAAGGCCCCGATCCAGGGCCTCGCCGACCGGGTGGCGGGTCGCTTCGCCCTGGCGGTGCTGCTGCTGGCTGGTGCCACCTTCCTGTTCTGGTGGCTGCTGGGCGCCAGGCTCTGGCCCCACGTGCTGATTGTTCCGGCCGGATCGTCCCTGGCCATGCATGGCGCCCACGGTCTGGCGCTGCATGGGGCCCATGGGGCGATGGCGGCGGGCACCACGATCACCCCCCTGGCCCTGGGTCTGCAGCTGGCGATCGCGGTGCTGGTCGTGGCCTGCCCCTGTGCCCTCGGCCTGGCGACCCCGACGGCGATCACCGTCGGATGCGGCCGCGCTGCGCGGGCCGGCCTGCTGTTCCGTGGCGGTGATGCGATCGAGATGGCCGCCTCACTGCGGGCGGTGCTGTTCGACAAGACCGGCACGCTCACCCTGGGGCGGCCGTTGGTGACCGCCGTGGAGCTGATCGCCATGGGGGCCGCGTCCCGGCTCGATGCCGGCGCCGCGGCGGCGGAGGTGGATCCCGAGGTGGGTCTGATCGTGCAGCTGGCCGCCAGCCTCGAGAATCAGAGCCGCCACCCCCTTGCCCATGCGCTGCTGCAGGAGGCCCAGCGCCGCGAGCTGGCGCTGCTGGCGGTGCAGGACGGGCGCAGCGTCGCCGGCGAGGGGGTGCAGGGGCGCCTCCAGGTGCCGCACCCGGGCCTGAATGCCCTGCTCGTCCGCGTCGGGAAGGACGCCGCTGTGGAGGACAGACCGCTGCTGCTGCTGGGCCGGCTGGGCTGGTTGATCGAACAGGGTGTCGTCGCCGGTGAGCAGCCTCTGGTGCGCCAGGCGGCCCTGGAATCCGAAGGCGCCACCGTCCTGGCCCTGGCGGCAGGTTCCTCCCTGCTGGCGCTGGTGACGGTCGAGGATCAACCTCGCCGGGACGCTGCCTCCACCCTGCGGGCCCTGCGTCAGCGGGGCCTGCGGTTGGCCCTCCTCAGCGGTGATCGGGCCGTGCCGGTCAGGCGGCTCGGTGAGCGTCTCGGATTTGAGCCGCAGGAACTGGCCTGGGAGCTGCGGCCCGAGCAGAAGCTGGAGCGGATCCTTGCGGCCCGCCTCAAGGGGCCTGTGGCGATGGTGGGCGATGGCATCAACGACGCCCCCGCCCTGGCGGCCGCCGACCTGGGAATCGCCATCGGCACCGGTACCCAGATCGCCCAGGAGAGCGCTGCTCTGGTGGTGATGGGGGAGCGACTCGAGGGGGTGCTGGAGGCCCTCCGGATCGCGGAGCGCACGATGGCCAAGGTGCGCCAGAACCTGGCGTGGGCCTTCGGCTACAACCTGATCGTCATCCCGATCGCCGCCGGCGCCCTGCTGCCGGCCTTCTCGCTGCGTCTCACGCCTCCCCTGGCGGCGCTGCTGATGGCCCTCAGTTCGATCACCGTCGTGGTCAATGCCCTGCTGCTTCCCGGTGGATCCCGCGCTCTCGGGAAGGAGCATGGTGCAGCCTGA
- the tmk gene encoding dTMP kinase translates to MVQPDPAPGTAAADSAPAAWAPPTDAGPRRGRFLVLEGIDGCGKTTQLEALASWLPASGLLPPGARLIRTREPGATPLGTALRQLLLHADDAQAPCPTAELLLYAADRAQHVQTVILPALAAGHWVLSDRFVGSTAAYQGHGRGLDAALIAQLEAIATAGLQPDLTLWLDLPLELSLERRSQRPADRIEAAGTTFLARVSAGFAIEAQHRGWTRIAAEAPAGQVTAACIQALAQLLAPQPGPAG, encoded by the coding sequence ATGGTGCAGCCTGATCCCGCCCCCGGCACCGCGGCCGCAGACTCCGCTCCAGCCGCCTGGGCCCCCCCCACCGACGCCGGTCCCCGCCGCGGTCGCTTTCTGGTGCTGGAGGGCATCGACGGCTGCGGCAAGACCACCCAGCTCGAGGCCCTGGCCAGCTGGTTGCCGGCCAGCGGTCTGCTGCCGCCCGGAGCCCGGCTGATCCGCACCCGTGAGCCCGGCGCCACCCCGCTGGGGACGGCCCTGCGCCAGCTGCTGCTTCATGCGGACGATGCGCAGGCTCCCTGTCCCACCGCCGAGTTGCTGCTGTACGCCGCCGACCGAGCCCAGCATGTGCAGACGGTGATCCTGCCGGCTCTGGCGGCCGGGCACTGGGTGCTCAGCGATCGCTTCGTGGGCTCCACGGCCGCCTATCAGGGCCATGGCCGCGGCCTCGATGCCGCCCTGATCGCCCAGCTCGAGGCGATCGCCACCGCCGGCCTGCAGCCCGATCTCACCCTCTGGCTGGATCTGCCGCTGGAGCTGTCCCTGGAGCGGCGCAGCCAGCGGCCGGCGGACCGGATCGAGGCGGCGGGCACGACCTTCCTGGCCCGGGTGTCGGCTGGCTTCGCGATCGAAGCGCAGCACCGGGGCTGGACGCGCATCGCCGCTGAGGCGCCGGCCGGGCAGGTCACCGCTGCCTGCATCCAGGCGTTGGCGCAGCTCCTGGCGCCCCAGCCCGGGCCGGCAGGCTGA
- a CDS encoding DNA polymerase III subunit delta' — MDELFADLRGQPRAVALLTAALEQRRLAPAYLFAGPDGVGQRRAALRFLEGVIRLAPQAGQAEAPRSPVGLRRRLEQGNHPDLLWVEPTYQHQGRLVRASEAETEGVSRRAAPQIRLEQVRELARFLARHPVEAPGPLVVLESVEAMAEGAANALLKTLEEPGEGLLLLISAAPEQLLSTIRSRCQQIPFVRLAPDQVQAVLQGLPEAGDLAQTDPGDPPELLELAAGSPGALLEQRRRWRELPEGLAARLLELRADPMEALALARDLCEVLDGEQQQWLLDWWQLALWRRRGPSVEVRRLERLRAQLRAHVSPRLAWEVALLQLGGCLG; from the coding sequence ATGGACGAGCTGTTCGCCGATCTGCGGGGACAACCCCGGGCCGTGGCGTTGCTGACGGCAGCCCTCGAGCAGCGGCGCCTCGCCCCCGCCTATCTGTTCGCCGGGCCGGACGGGGTGGGCCAGCGGCGCGCGGCCCTGCGTTTTCTGGAGGGGGTGATCCGTCTGGCGCCGCAGGCCGGCCAGGCGGAGGCGCCCCGGTCGCCGGTGGGCCTGCGACGCCGTCTCGAGCAGGGCAACCATCCCGACCTGCTGTGGGTGGAGCCCACCTATCAGCACCAGGGCCGGCTGGTGCGGGCCTCCGAGGCGGAGACGGAGGGGGTGAGCCGGCGTGCGGCGCCCCAGATCCGGCTGGAGCAGGTGCGTGAGCTGGCCCGCTTCCTCGCCCGCCATCCTGTGGAGGCGCCAGGGCCGCTGGTGGTGCTCGAGAGCGTCGAGGCGATGGCGGAAGGGGCCGCCAATGCCCTGCTCAAGACCCTCGAGGAACCGGGTGAGGGGCTGCTGCTGCTGATCAGCGCCGCACCCGAGCAGCTGCTCAGCACGATCCGCTCGCGCTGCCAGCAGATCCCCTTCGTGCGGCTCGCCCCGGACCAGGTCCAGGCCGTGCTGCAAGGCCTGCCCGAGGCGGGGGACCTGGCCCAGACGGATCCTGGCGATCCCCCTGAGCTGCTGGAGCTGGCCGCCGGTTCACCGGGCGCCCTGCTGGAGCAGCGGCGCCGCTGGCGTGAGCTGCCCGAGGGGCTGGCCGCTCGGTTGCTGGAGCTGCGCGCCGATCCGATGGAGGCGCTGGCCCTGGCCCGCGATCTGTGCGAGGTGCTCGATGGAGAGCAGCAGCAGTGGCTGCTCGACTGGTGGCAGCTGGCCCTGTGGCGACGGCGCGGGCCGTCGGTCGAAGTGCGCCGTCTGGAGCGGCTGCGGGCCCAGCTGCGCGCCCATGTGTCGCCGCGACTGGCCTGGGAGGTGGCGCTGCTGCAGTTGGGCGGGTGTCTGGGCTGA
- a CDS encoding response regulator transcription factor → MKHCILLIEDDADMRELVAGHLEHGGFDVQRADDGIKGQALALQYSPDVILLDLMLPKVDGLTLCQRLRRDERTAKIPILMLTALGSTKDKVSGFNSGADDYLAKPFDLEELMVRVKALLRRSERAPLSSKHNEILSYGCLTMVPERFEAIWFDQPVRLTHLEFELLHCLLQRHGQTVAPSLILKEVWGYEPDDDIETIRVHVRHLRTKLEPDPRKPRFIKTVYGAGYCLELPNGDQLSSLEPVIREAREAARQKSAAKGSAVA, encoded by the coding sequence ATGAAGCACTGCATCCTGCTGATCGAGGACGACGCGGACATGCGTGAGCTGGTGGCCGGCCACCTCGAACATGGCGGCTTCGATGTGCAGCGGGCCGATGACGGCATCAAGGGCCAGGCCCTGGCGCTGCAGTACAGCCCGGACGTGATCCTGCTCGATCTGATGCTGCCCAAGGTGGACGGCCTTACCCTGTGTCAGCGCCTGCGGCGGGATGAGCGCACCGCCAAGATCCCGATCCTGATGCTCACCGCCCTGGGCAGCACCAAGGACAAGGTGAGCGGCTTCAATTCGGGGGCCGACGACTACCTGGCCAAGCCCTTCGATCTCGAGGAGCTGATGGTGCGGGTGAAGGCCCTGCTGCGTCGCAGTGAGCGGGCCCCGCTCTCCAGCAAGCACAACGAGATCCTCAGCTACGGCTGTCTGACGATGGTGCCGGAGCGGTTCGAGGCCATCTGGTTCGACCAGCCCGTGCGCCTCACCCATCTGGAATTCGAACTGCTCCACTGTCTGCTGCAGCGCCACGGCCAGACGGTGGCCCCGTCGCTGATCCTCAAGGAGGTGTGGGGCTACGAACCCGACGACGACATCGAGACCATCCGCGTGCACGTGCGACACCTGCGCACCAAGCTCGAACCCGATCCGCGCAAGCCGCGCTTCATCAAGACCGTCTATGGCGCCGGCTACTGCCTGGAGCTGCCGAACGGCGACCAGCTCTCCAGCCTCGAGCCGGTGATCCGCGAGGCCCGCGAAGCCGCTCGCCAGAAAAGCGCCGCCAAAGGCAGCGCCGTCGCCTGA